Sequence from the Zeugodacus cucurbitae isolate PBARC_wt_2022May chromosome 2, idZeuCucr1.2, whole genome shotgun sequence genome:
aacaaagcTTAACCTAATGCAAAACCAACTTTGCATAAATGTGTCTTGTCAGACTTTTCTGATGcttttatagtaaaaaattgtataagaaTGAACATGTATGAACATATTCATGCTTTTTGATTTACCAATTGCACATAATTTGCCGGGAAAAGACCATAGCGGTTTTTGCACAAACCACGCCACCAGCCTTCATCAATCTGCAACGGCACACattaagattttttacaaaaatatttttcatttatatttaccatttCGATGTGGGTAATCGTATCGTCGGGGTCGAATGATATTTCATCGTCGTCAGCAGCTTCATAATCATATAGCGCAATCGCATGAATACCCGTATCTTCGATGTAGTCAGCTAAATTGTCGGAATTAGAATAAATTGCTTCTTCGGTGCCAGCAGCGGCCAGAGCGGCAGAAGTGGGCACTGCATTATCAAGTGCAGCAACTTCATCTACTTTTTTTGCTTCTgcttgcgtttgttgttgtggatTTTGTTGCATTGGCTGctgcttatgttgttgttgtttttgttcaatGCTTTCTTTATTCTCGTAAACCGGTTCTTGCGTCGGGCATTCTGGTGAAGATAACTGTGGTGGTGTAATTGCAGTCTCTATTTCAATGGATGGTATAACATCAGGTGGTGGTGCAGTTATTGTGACATTCTTCTTTACTTCCTCCACAATCGGCTGACTTTGTTGTTTCTCCTCTATTTGACTTACTACTTCAACCGGTTGGGCTTTAGGTATGATTATGGGCTCCTTACGTACTGTTGGAGGGTTCTCTGCGGTCGGCGATTGCATTTGATTGAATGCACTTATAGCATTGCTAATACCACCTTCGCGTCCCGTGGAAATCGAGGAACGACTGCCCTTTGGTGGTGGAGCTCGTGCTTCTTCAGCCGCTGGCAGTGGCGTATTTTCAATAACTGTCTTTTTGGCTGCTTCGTCACGATCGCGACGATCTTTTTCCTCACGTAAGCGTTTCTGCTCTTCAGCCCTTTTACGATTTTCTTCTTCCGAGTTTTTGGCAAGGTTTTCAAATTTCGCACGTAAGTTGGATGGTTTTGCGCCCTCAATGTTAGGTTTTACTTTAGTATATGTAGTACCAACCTGTTGCTTTTCGTTATCTCCGAAACCGGCAGCTGATTTATCCATGCGATCTTTTTGTATACCAAATTTTCCACCAAATCCCTAAAatatagataataataataataatttaaaaatatattattgaaatataaaacatacCACTTTGTGATCAATTTGACTCTCATGCTTTTGTGGCGCTTCTTTATGATCCCAACCCATAGCAGATTTGTCTTTGCGATCTTCTTGTATACCAAATTTACCACCAAATCCTTTTGAGTAATCTAGAATGAAAATAATAGGTATAgttctataattattttaaacactGCAATTTGTGTTTTACCCTTTTGTGACTCGTGTTTCTCAACCTTCTCAACGTGGTCCCATCCCACGGCCGATTTATCTACCCTATCCGACTGAACGCCAAATTTGCCTCCGAATCCAGTCGCGTAGTCTTTCTGAGAGGCATGCTTTTCCACTTTTTCTATATGATCCCAACCTGCTGCGGACTTGTCAACACGGTCTTTCTGCACACCAAATTTTCCACCAAAACCTTCGCTGTAATCCTTTTGCGAAGCATGTTTCTCAACGGTAGCTCGGTAATCATGTCCGACTGCCGATTTATCCATGCGATCGCTTTGCACACCAAACTTTCCACCATAGCCATAACCGGGATTTTGTTCTTCTAACTCTTTCTTCTTTTTATCTTGATCTGCTTTTTCTGTTTCCGAACGCAATTTTTCCATgctacaa
This genomic interval carries:
- the LOC105213109 gene encoding src substrate cortactin, with the translated sequence MWKATAGLQLQNTQPDADDDWETDPDFVNDVSEQEQRWGSKTVERSGRTAGAIDMEKLRSETEKADQDKKKKELEEQNPGYGYGGKFGVQSDRMDKSAVGHDYRATVEKHASQKDYSEGFGGKFGVQKDRVDKSAAGWDHIEKVEKHASQKDYATGFGGKFGVQSDRVDKSAVGWDHVEKVEKHESQKDYSKGFGGKFGIQEDRKDKSAMGWDHKEAPQKHESQIDHKVGFGGKFGIQKDRMDKSAAGFGDNEKQQVGTTYTKVKPNIEGAKPSNLRAKFENLAKNSEEENRKRAEEQKRLREEKDRRDRDEAAKKTVIENTPLPAAEEARAPPPKGSRSSISTGREGGISNAISAFNQMQSPTAENPPTVRKEPIIIPKAQPVEVVSQIEEKQQSQPIVEEVKKNVTITAPPPDVIPSIEIETAITPPQLSSPECPTQEPVYENKESIEQKQQQHKQQPMQQNPQQQTQAEAKKVDEVAALDNAVPTSAALAAAGTEEAIYSNSDNLADYIEDTGIHAIALYDYEAADDDEISFDPDDTITHIEMIDEGWWRGLCKNRYGLFPANYVQLVNQKA